The Oryza sativa Japonica Group chromosome 11, ASM3414082v1 DNA window AGTTGTTCTCCCATGTTATGCAGCTCATCATCTCAtcgcatcctcctcctcgtcacccCTCCTGCCCCATCCTCCCAACCACTCGTGACTGCAGCTGGATGGCGACGCCGTCTAATCCATCTATCTTCGTGCGCCAAATGCATCATGGCACCATCATCATGGTATGGCCCCTCCTCCCCTGCATGCCCAAAGGATGAACGGACCCACCAAAAGCCctcataataattttaaaaaaaaattgatttactCGAAGCTAAAAAGAAGATTGTGCGGTCGAGATCTAGATTACTTGTGGATAAATGGGTGACGGTACTTTCTCGTCTGATTAGGCTTGCTTATTGTCGGTAAGGACGTAGTAGaatcatcgtttttcttttgaTAGGATTTCAGGGAAGCTAAAGATTTTTCTCTAGTTTTCATTTCTTTAAACATGTGATAAGAGATGGAATACAGAAAGGTTTGCACGTTAGTACGTGTGTATGTGTAATCGTAAGAGTAAAATCAAATCACATATAGCTAATTAAAAAGAGGTGAAAAAGGTAGAATGAcgctaaaaaaaagagagaagagaatgCGGTCGAGATCGGGTTTACTTGTCGTGCATAAATGGGTGAAAAGattgttttctcattttttttgtcattagTATATTACAACACAGGAATTTCACGcgaatttaatttattattatatcCAAGGGGTATTTTTTCCCACGTGATTCCGGAAAAAAACATCTCCACTCGCACTCCTGTACGGTCGATCGGACGGTCCACGTCGCGCGAGTTGATGATCCAACGGTCGTCATCGTCTCAGGCAGACTTAAAggcttcctcctccccaacCTCTGCTCCGGCAGTTACCAGTTGagcagcctcgccgccgtctccgcctccgcTATTATGAGTTCCACTCCTCCACCACCGTAACCTCTACTCTACtagccccacctcctcctcctcctcttcgccgccgccgcctccgcctccgccgccgcagatcTCGCCGCGGTAGCGGGAATGGTGAGCGCGTCAAGCCTGCTGCTCCCGTCGTCCGTGCGGGACTTCGCCTCCTGCATCGGCGACGGAGCCGTCCGCGTCGCCGACGTCGCGGCGTGCACCGCGCCGTCCTCCACCCGCGTCTccacctgctcctcctcctcctccaccaccgcctcctcctcctccccgacgcTCTCCGTCACCGTCTCCTACCGCGCCACCCTGCTCgcggcccccgcgccgccgctgcagctcCGCCTCACGTGGGGACACTCCCCGCTCGGCCCCACGCTGTCGTTCGCGCCGTCGCCCACCGCCCGCGCCATCCAGCTCCGACGGAGGAGGGGCTCCCGCTCCCTCCCCTCGGGCTCCAGCTCCGGCGACGAGAACGGGGGTGGTGGTGATGAGTCCGGTACTAccacgccgcccccgcccccgccgctcgcGCTGTTCTGGGATCTCACCGCCGCGCGGTACGACcccgcggcgtcgtcgccggagccggtGTCCGGGTACTACGTGGTGGCGGTGGCCAGCGCGGAGGTGGTGCTCGCGGTGGGCGACCTGGCGGCGGAGTTCGTCAAGGCTAAGTTCGAGGGCCAGATCCCGCGCGCCCGCGTCGCGCCCGTCTCGCGCGTGGAGCGCGTCGTGGTGTCCGACCCGGCGGCGATGCACGCCGCGCGCGTCCGGTTCGCGGAGGGCGGGCCCGAGCACGAGGTCAGCGTCAGCtgcgcgcccgccgcccccggctccggcggcggaggggacgaGCTGTGGGTGTGCGTCGACGGCAAGCGCGCGGTGCAGGCGTGCCGGCTGCGCTGGAACTTCCGGGGGAACCAGACGGTGTTCGTCGACGGCGCCCCCGTCGACGTGATGTGGGACCTCCACGGGTGGTGGTTCCGGGAGCCGCCGGGCTGCGCGGTGGTGATGCTCCGGGCGAGGAGCGCGCTCGAGAGCCGCCtatggctggaggaggaggccgccgcgccGGGATTCTCCCTCATCGTGCAGGCGTTCAAGTCGCCACCCTGACGAacgccatcttcttcttctccaagaGGTCAAATCTGTTCACTGCTCTGGTTACTGTCTGTCTCCATTGGGAGAATTTGGTGGTCTCAATTCTTTACCAAACCATCAAAGCAAAAGCAAAATGATGTGTGGTTGTTGTTTATTGCAACTTAGGTGTTAGATTTTTCATGttggggagaaaaaaaacacaagatcATGAACAGGGCATATACATTGATGAGATTGGTGTGTGTGTAGTGTAGGATcctcttcttttatttcttcATCTTTTCTGAATAATTGTTAGTTTGGTATTGTGTCCGTACAGTTAACAAACAACAACAGAAAGCAATTTAGAGTGTGTTTTAATTCTGTTAATTAAGCTGTGCTGCATGAGGTGGTGCAGCCAGAAAATGGATTGTGAAGCGCTGGTTTATGCTtgatgtaaaatttaaaatcacGCATTGCATTTACTCTTTTATTGCCCTTATGCAATGCAGCACTGCAgtgattctgaatttctgataggGTGACTTGCATTATTTTTGTACTGCTACCGAGCCGTGTGTGTGTATACCACCGCATACCGTGTACTGCAAATCTGCAATTCAACAAAGGGAAGCCACAGCTTAAGTTCTTGCACTGTGCCATCGAAATCTCTTGCACGGTCGATACATCTCATACATACTGTGCGGCTTAACTGTTGCAATTGAGATCTCTGGTACTGATTCCTGACATTGCATATTGATTACATCAGTTTTATCTTATGATTGCCATGTCCTGCTACATCTTGCATATGTTGTTCACCAGTTAACACTCATCTGCTTCCATCAGTTGTTGCTCTGGTCCAACTAATCTTGGCTACTTTATATTGTATTGCTCTACCATAGAGTCCAAGGCTGTATGCATAGTATAGCTGGTGAAGCACATGGTCTTCTACACTCTACACTGTGTAGGCGTAATGGCATTCCCAGATTTCACCTTTGGTCCCAGCTGCACACTAGCATCGGGTGTACAACTGTTTGGTGTTTGCTTCACGGTACAACTCGTGAGATGAGACCTTTTgcttttctgctgctgctgcttctcctcACGAGAGAATGAGTTGGCCTGGATCCTTCCTTCCCCTGGTGGTTCTGTTTTTTCCCCTGGATTTTCTTAATCTGTTCTTCCATTtgatgccaaattgccaacagAATTTTGGGGGGAGGAAAGGGTTGATGGTGATATCACCCCCACATGTGATAGTATTGTCTCAATCATCAGCTCTACACTAAACTATATTTGCCAAGCAACCGTGTTGGTACATGGCGACAAACTTGTCCCTTATTCTGTATTCTCCCTTCTTGTACGCTTGCTACAATAGCATACGACAATGTCTTTATTAGTATTTCTTACATATGCTCAACCATAATTTATCTCCCTGGCTTTCTGTTGTAACCATCTGATCACCAAAATAACCCTGAATAATTATTAACTTTTACCGGAACTGATTAGGAATCTAAGCGCAGGGAATGAAGCAGGAGAGAATCCCTATCTTTATCAACTGGATTAGATCAACGCCGGCAAGCCATCTGACCTTATCTTTGGTTGTTTATTACTATGGCTTGGTTGGAGGTTGGCCAAATTCAGTTGTTGCTTTCACGATTTATTATGCATTGCTTTCAAGGTATGCAACGTATAGGCTGATGATATGGCGACACTGTAATGTATATATGCTGGATTTTTCTGGCAGTGATCATACTGTTCCAGTGATTTAACCTCTGCATTTACCTTTAAGATAATCTCAGACCCATCATTCAATCTTCGTTGCTGCACGTCTCGAGAACTCGATGATTTACTCCTGTCTGTTGAGTGTTTGGGTAGCTAATGTCTCGTAAGGTTAATGCACGTCTCGAGAACTCGATGATTTACTCCTGTCTGTTGAGTGTTTGGGTAGCTAATGTCTCGTAAGGTTAAGGCATGCAAGTTTTTTGAAACAAAAGCAACGGGCTCACTCTTTCActatctgaaattctgaattctGTTTTGCTTTCTCTCTTGGGTCAATTCCAAGTGTACATGTCACTAATGTACTGGTTACACATTTGTATCGATTCCATGGAAGAAATTAGAGAGTTGTAAAACTATCAAAATCACCGCCCATGATATCAATTTATTATATAGTACGCATCTTTCAGCTAGTGGCATATATTATCACTGCTCTCATCATCCTGAGCCATCGAAATATGCAAATGGTCCATCAATTTTACATCACGATTGTGATAGTGCCATACGCAGGATGGCCATTATATATTACTGCCAAACATCAGTTTGGTATTAGGCACACCAATAAACATGaaaaataccatatgtatatatgtcCATATGATAtaacaccattttttttctctcatgttAAATCTCCATTCGGTGAAGTGCTTCAACTTGGTCCCCCTTTTGCCCTCTATTTTTCCCTTTTCATTCGTAAATGCTATGACAATTTGCCCATAGCTTCCTTTGAAGGCTACAAGGATACTTGctccattgattttttttttatagggCATATTTTGATTTCAAAAGGTCAACTTTGTCGATTTTGATCGACATAGCACCAAACATCTCTCAaatgaaaagggaaaaaggggaaagaaagaaagagagtagTAATATCGCTCCTCTTTAGATGGAATTTAAATGCCGATGTAAATGGCCTCACATGAAAGCACTGATAACATCTCACTGTTTACCTTTGTACTACGAGTAATTAACCACCAAACCTGGGTCATTGCAAACCTGCTCTCAATCAAAAGTTTAAGCACAAGTGAATCATAAAAACTATTTAGGAATCTGTCACTCCATCATTAACaccgaaaaggaaaaaaggcaaAAGTAATTAAGTCACAGCAACCAAAAGATCACCGAAATTTATTCCAAGAATAACCGAACAAGCTTTGAACGGAATGCACGGGATAGAGCTGCATTACAGCTTTAGCTAAGCTACACCAGCTCAACACTGAAGCAGCAGAAACATGCAATAATGGAACCTAAGGTACATCTATCACAGCTATCTGCGTGtgtagatggatggatggataccTGAAAGTACTTGGAACAATGATGCAATGGTTGATGCCATGGCGGATGGATGCTTGATGGACAGTTGATGTCGTCAtcatcacgccgccgccgccggtgccgccggTGGTGCAGGCTTGGAGGCGACGACGGGgaagtcgacgacgacgaccttgtcGATCGCCGCCATGAACGTGCCGGCGAACTCCTGGTGTCTCTCGTGGCTCATGTAGGTCGTCAGATCTTCAGAGCTCGCGAAGGTCAGCGAGAAGACATGAGTGAAGCCCTGTGTCAGCATCTCCTGGTTCAACACATCCTTCCCcctgaaaaaaaagagattacaGATCCAATGTGTTTGCACAATGTCTCTTAACAGTTTAAAGCCTCAAATGAAAATACAAGCTCATTTAGTTGCTAAAAGAACTAGTGATCTTAGGCATATGTCACACTTTCTGCTGAACCTAGATTTAGAGCAGAAAACAAGTCAAAAATCTAATTAGTTGTCTGAACTCTCAAGGATAAACAAACTTACAAGTTCATTTAGCTGCT harbors:
- the LOC4349783 gene encoding uncharacterized protein; translated protein: MVSASSLLLPSSVRDFASCIGDGAVRVADVAACTAPSSTRVSTCSSSSSTTASSSSPTLSVTVSYRATLLAAPAPPLQLRLTWGHSPLGPTLSFAPSPTARAIQLRRRRGSRSLPSGSSSGDENGGGGDESGTTTPPPPPPLALFWDLTAARYDPAASSPEPVSGYYVVAVASAEVVLAVGDLAAEFVKAKFEGQIPRARVAPVSRVERVVVSDPAAMHAARVRFAEGGPEHEVSVSCAPAAPGSGGGGDELWVCVDGKRAVQACRLRWNFRGNQTVFVDGAPVDVMWDLHGWWFREPPGCAVVMLRARSALESRLWLEEEAAAPGFSLIVQAFKSPP
- the LOC4349785 gene encoding stress-response A/B barrel domain-containing protein At5g22580; this encodes MGEVKHLCLVKFKEEVLVDDILQGMTKLVSEMDMVKSFEWGKDVLNQEMLTQGFTHVFSLTFASSEDLTTYMSHERHQEFAGTFMAAIDKVVVVDFPVVASKPAPPAAPAAAA